The following coding sequences lie in one Euhalothece natronophila Z-M001 genomic window:
- a CDS encoding YdcF family protein translates to MFLFFSKLLPLFVYPLGLASILLLVGLIIAWKRPYFALFPMGIALGVLLIFSNAWVSSGLTQSLEWQHISNENEKLPEAEAIILLGGSTQAPIPPRNTVEITGAGDRVLYAAHLYKQGKAPLIIATGGRISWLGNDTPEATNMKQLLVEIGVPASAVIEEPQALNTHDNAVYTQEILEEKGIKQCLLVTSASHMPRSVLTFKKQEIDIIPAPTDFSITRQHWQQLQSTPQATLLNSLPDADHLEQSTRVLKEYLGIFVYWLRGWI, encoded by the coding sequence ATGTTTCTCTTTTTTTCTAAACTACTTCCGCTTTTTGTTTATCCGCTAGGGTTGGCAAGTATTCTGTTATTAGTGGGGTTAATTATTGCTTGGAAACGTCCTTATTTTGCTCTATTTCCGATGGGGATTGCTTTAGGGGTACTTTTAATTTTTAGTAATGCTTGGGTGAGTTCTGGGTTAACTCAATCTTTAGAATGGCAACATATTTCTAATGAGAATGAGAAATTACCCGAAGCAGAGGCAATTATTTTATTAGGAGGATCAACTCAAGCTCCCATTCCTCCGCGGAATACTGTGGAAATAACAGGAGCAGGCGATCGCGTTTTATATGCAGCTCACCTTTATAAGCAAGGAAAAGCCCCTCTCATCATTGCAACAGGCGGACGCATTTCTTGGTTAGGCAATGATACTCCTGAAGCAACAAATATGAAACAGTTACTGGTAGAAATCGGAGTGCCAGCTTCGGCAGTAATTGAAGAACCGCAAGCCCTCAATACCCATGATAATGCGGTTTACACTCAAGAAATTTTAGAGGAAAAAGGGATTAAGCAATGTTTGTTAGTGACTTCGGCTTCTCATATGCCACGGTCAGTTTTAACCTTTAAAAAACAGGAGATTGATATTATTCCAGCTCCCACTGATTTTTCTATTACTAGGCAACATTGGCAACAACTACAAAGTACCCCCCAAGCCACTTTATTAAATTCTCTCCCTGATGCTGATCATCTTGAACAAAGCACCCGAGTGCTCAAAGAATATCTTGGCATTTTTGTTTATTGGCTACGAGGATGGATTTAA
- a CDS encoding peroxiredoxin, whose protein sequence is MSVAVEQMVPDVVFRTRVRDESVGGENPFRWQDRTTQEIFGGKRIVLFALPGAFTPTCSSTHLPRYEELYDEIRAQGIDEIICLSVNDAFVMFQWAKKQGAEKVFMLPDGNGDFTRKMGMLVEKENLGFGMRSWRYSMVVNDCKIEKMFIEPDYQDNCPTDPFEVSDADTMLAYLKGSKS, encoded by the coding sequence ATGAGTGTAGCTGTTGAACAAATGGTTCCTGATGTCGTATTTCGGACTCGTGTCCGTGATGAATCTGTTGGAGGAGAAAATCCATTTCGCTGGCAAGATCGGACGACTCAAGAGATTTTTGGTGGCAAACGAATAGTTTTATTTGCTCTGCCTGGAGCATTTACTCCTACTTGTTCTTCTACTCACTTGCCTCGTTATGAAGAATTATATGATGAAATCCGCGCTCAGGGAATTGATGAGATAATTTGTCTCTCCGTGAATGATGCCTTTGTTATGTTCCAGTGGGCGAAAAAACAAGGAGCAGAAAAAGTATTTATGCTTCCCGATGGCAATGGAGATTTTACCCGTAAAATGGGAATGCTTGTAGAAAAAGAAAATCTTGGCTTTGGAATGCGCTCTTGGCGTTATTCGATGGTGGTTAACGATTGTAAAATTGAAAAAATGTTCATTGAGCCAGATTATCAGGATAACTGCCCCACTGATCCCTTTGAAGTTTCTGATGCTGATACCATGCTAGCTTATCTCAAAGGGTCAAAAAGTTAG